A window of Desulfobotulus pelophilus contains these coding sequences:
- a CDS encoding ABC transporter permease — translation MKRWQEFKQSYFLYSFKKDRVAVTSFVIFILLLIMAFSAPWTAPHNPYDTSTIDIMDSNLPPSWMEEGETRFLLGTDIQGRDLLSTMMYGMRVSILIGLGAVLLQAVLGIFIGLVAGYVGGRVDAFLMRLADVQLSFSTLMVAIFISAIFQTAFGAGRYEQMAVPILILVIGLAEWPQYARTVRASVLGEKGKEYVEAARVIGLPSRRIMFRHILPNTLSPVLVISTVQVANAVMSEAALSFLGLGMPVTRPSLGSLINSGFEYIFSGSWWITLFPGFLLVLLVLVINLLGDWLRDVLNPKLYKG, via the coding sequence ATGAAACGCTGGCAAGAGTTTAAACAATCCTATTTTCTGTATAGTTTTAAAAAAGACCGTGTGGCCGTAACCAGTTTTGTGATTTTTATCCTGCTGCTTATTATGGCCTTTTCTGCGCCCTGGACGGCACCCCATAACCCTTATGATACGTCCACCATTGATATCATGGATTCCAACCTGCCTCCCTCATGGATGGAAGAAGGGGAGACTCGTTTTCTTCTGGGAACGGATATTCAGGGCAGAGATCTCCTGTCTACCATGATGTACGGGATGAGGGTGTCCATTCTGATCGGCCTTGGGGCCGTTCTGCTTCAGGCCGTGCTGGGCATTTTTATCGGTCTGGTGGCGGGATATGTGGGCGGAAGGGTGGATGCCTTTCTCATGCGTCTTGCGGATGTGCAGTTATCCTTCTCAACCCTGATGGTGGCTATTTTCATCTCCGCCATTTTCCAAACGGCCTTTGGGGCGGGGCGCTATGAACAGATGGCCGTACCCATTCTTATTCTGGTCATAGGCCTGGCGGAGTGGCCCCAGTATGCCCGAACCGTCCGTGCATCCGTACTGGGAGAAAAGGGAAAGGAGTATGTGGAAGCAGCCCGGGTGATAGGTCTGCCTTCCCGACGCATCATGTTCCGTCATATTCTGCCCAATACCCTGTCGCCCGTACTGGTTATATCCACCGTGCAGGTGGCCAATGCGGTCATGAGTGAGGCGGCCCTTTCTTTTCTGGGACTGGGGATGCCCGTGACCCGTCCTTCCCTGGGTTCTCTGATTAATTCCGGTTTTGAGTATATTTTTTCCGGGTCCTGGTGGATAACCCTTTTTCCCGGGTTTCTGCTGGTTTTGCTTGTGCTGGTCATCAACCTGCTGGGCGACTGGTTGAGGGATGTGTTGAATCCAAAGCTTTACAAGGGATAA
- a CDS encoding ABC transporter ATP-binding protein codes for MSHLLEINDLEVRFALRSGDLTAINRIGFTLEKGERMGLVGESGAGKSVTGFSILNLISKPGYIAGGRILFRGRDLAVLTTEEMRSVRGNRISMIFQDPMMTLNPVMTIGDQMTEGLMAHRKISRSSAEDLAVEKLKAVHIPSPETRLRQYPHEFSGGMRQRIVIAIALLTDPDLIIADEPTTALDVTIQAEIMDLLLDLCTQKEMAMILITHDLGVVSQVTEKIGVMYAGRIVEMGSTDNIVSNPQHPYTKGLIRALPGSREPGSMLYQIPGSMPSLSAIPEGCAFHPRCDLARDVCRAEVPPLMQRGLFQRLVACHLVGAV; via the coding sequence ATGAGCCATCTGCTTGAAATAAACGATCTGGAGGTCCGGTTTGCCTTGCGCTCCGGCGATCTTACAGCCATTAACCGTATTGGTTTTACCCTTGAAAAAGGTGAGCGTATGGGGCTTGTTGGCGAGTCCGGTGCGGGTAAGTCCGTAACGGGTTTTTCCATCTTAAACCTCATCAGCAAGCCCGGTTATATTGCCGGTGGGCGGATTCTTTTCAGGGGCAGAGACCTTGCGGTTTTAACAACGGAAGAAATGCGGTCCGTTCGTGGCAACCGTATCAGCATGATTTTTCAGGATCCCATGATGACTCTGAATCCTGTTATGACCATCGGTGATCAGATGACAGAAGGTCTTATGGCCCACAGAAAGATATCCAGAAGTTCTGCTGAGGATCTGGCTGTGGAAAAATTGAAGGCGGTTCATATTCCTTCTCCGGAAACCCGGCTGCGTCAGTATCCCCATGAGTTTTCCGGTGGAATGCGCCAGCGCATTGTGATTGCCATAGCCCTCCTGACGGATCCGGATCTTATTATTGCAGATGAGCCCACAACGGCTCTGGACGTGACCATTCAGGCCGAAATTATGGACCTTCTGCTGGATCTGTGTACCCAGAAGGAGATGGCCATGATTCTGATCACCCATGATCTTGGGGTTGTCAGCCAGGTGACGGAGAAGATTGGTGTCATGTATGCCGGGAGAATTGTGGAAATGGGCTCCACGGATAATATTGTTTCCAATCCTCAGCATCCTTATACCAAAGGTCTGATCCGGGCTCTTCCCGGAAGCCGCGAGCCGGGAAGCATGCTGTATCAGATTCCCGGAAGCATGCCCAGCCTTTCAGCCATTCCAGAGGGGTGTGCCTTTCACCCCCGTTGCGATTTGGCCCGTGATGTCTGCAGGGCAGAAGTCCCTCCGCTCATGCAGCGCGGGTTGTTTCAGAGGCTGGTGGCCTGTCATCTTGTGGGGGCGGTTTAG
- a CDS encoding ABC transporter ATP-binding protein — translation MLANSSLVTLNKVVKHFDISGGFLEQLRFKGLRPRLQQTKVHAINDVSLTIEKGEIVSVVGESGCGKSTLARTVMGLYKPDSGAIYYENTRIDSLDNAQMLGFRRKMQMIFQDPYASLNPRMTVCQTLEEPLRFHNPSISQGEVKDRVAEVMGQVGVDPGWGERYPHEFSGGQRQRVSIARALVVDPEFIVADEPISALDVSIQAQILNLLMEARDRRGLTYMMITHDLSVVAHVSTRVAVMYLGTLCEVAAAANLFETARHPYTRALLSAIPKLGQKKPAHVKLKGEVPTPINLPSGCVFHGRCLYANERCRREIPQLLALPSGVQVACHGVEEGRILD, via the coding sequence ATGCTGGCAAACTCGTCCCTTGTGACCCTGAACAAGGTGGTCAAGCATTTTGATATATCTGGCGGATTTCTGGAACAGCTACGCTTCAAAGGCCTGCGTCCCCGTCTGCAGCAGACAAAGGTTCATGCCATCAACGATGTGAGTCTGACCATTGAAAAGGGTGAGATTGTAAGTGTGGTGGGTGAGTCCGGCTGCGGTAAATCCACTTTGGCCCGCACGGTGATGGGCCTTTATAAGCCGGACTCAGGTGCCATTTATTATGAAAATACACGAATCGATTCGCTGGACAATGCTCAGATGCTGGGATTCCGTCGGAAAATGCAGATGATTTTTCAGGATCCCTATGCGTCCCTGAATCCGCGTATGACCGTATGCCAGACGCTGGAAGAGCCTTTGCGTTTTCATAACCCGTCCATTTCACAGGGCGAGGTAAAAGACCGGGTTGCGGAAGTGATGGGGCAGGTCGGGGTGGATCCCGGATGGGGAGAGCGCTATCCCCATGAATTTTCCGGGGGACAGCGTCAACGGGTGTCCATTGCCAGAGCCCTTGTTGTGGATCCGGAATTTATTGTTGCAGATGAGCCCATTTCTGCTCTGGATGTGTCCATTCAGGCCCAGATTCTGAATCTTCTTATGGAAGCCAGAGATCGGAGAGGGCTGACTTATATGATGATCACCCACGATCTTTCCGTGGTGGCCCATGTGTCCACCCGTGTGGCTGTGATGTATCTGGGAACCCTTTGCGAGGTGGCAGCGGCGGCCAATCTTTTTGAAACAGCCCGTCACCCCTACACTCGGGCACTGCTTTCGGCCATTCCAAAGCTGGGTCAGAAAAAACCGGCTCATGTCAAGCTGAAAGGTGAGGTTCCAACCCCCATCAATCTGCCTTCGGGTTGTGTTTTTCACGGGCGTTGTCTGTATGCCAATGAGCGCTGTCGCAGGGAGATACCCCAGCTCCTGGCCCTGCCATCGGGAGTGCAGGTAGCCTGCCATGGTGTGGAAGAGGGGCGGATTCTGGACTGA
- a CDS encoding hemolysin family protein, with protein MAFHLTLLVLFLLLSGFFSSSETALFSLSRARVYHMAKEGGRADKLILKMKSKPHRLLATILIGNNLVNVGASAIATALAIQQFESNAIGIVTGVMTLLLLIFGEIIPKSLATQNNLLIARMVIFPISWFSMLCYPLILLLDFVPLLTGRLQRLPAITEEELISIVEVGEEEGEIKEEEKELIRNIFEFDDIPAYDIMTPRRDMFVVDLEEKPDLPAIMASGFSRIPLIQGNLDEVMGVMHVGDIFRFQTTRGRLPDFREIMRKPYFIPESKKIDTLLAQFKTRKQHMAIVIDEYGGVCGLVTLEDVLEEIVGEISDESDKDETLIKEVTQHEWILLGKIPVEDANRMLPEALPESPDYDTFSGFLLHHIGRIPTEGQTFVVASYLITVLTMDGNRILRLRVKYSPPGTINHSQEKQHKPDRE; from the coding sequence ATGGCTTTCCATCTGACTCTTCTGGTTCTTTTCCTACTGCTTTCTGGCTTTTTTTCCAGCTCTGAAACGGCCCTGTTCTCCCTTTCCCGCGCGCGGGTGTATCATATGGCCAAAGAGGGAGGAAGGGCGGACAAACTGATCCTGAAAATGAAAAGCAAGCCCCACCGCCTGCTGGCCACCATTCTCATCGGGAATAACCTTGTGAATGTAGGTGCCTCAGCCATTGCAACGGCTCTGGCCATTCAGCAGTTTGAAAGCAATGCCATTGGTATTGTTACGGGGGTAATGACGCTACTGCTCCTCATTTTCGGGGAAATCATTCCCAAGTCACTGGCCACCCAGAATAATCTGCTCATTGCCCGTATGGTTATTTTTCCCATATCATGGTTTTCCATGCTTTGTTATCCGCTTATTCTCCTGCTTGATTTTGTTCCGCTACTCACAGGACGCCTGCAGCGACTTCCTGCCATCACCGAAGAAGAACTGATTTCCATTGTGGAGGTTGGCGAAGAAGAAGGAGAAATTAAGGAAGAAGAAAAGGAACTGATCCGGAATATCTTTGAGTTTGATGACATTCCGGCCTACGACATCATGACTCCCAGGCGGGATATGTTTGTTGTGGACCTTGAAGAAAAACCGGACCTGCCTGCCATTATGGCATCGGGTTTTTCCCGCATCCCCCTCATTCAGGGCAATCTTGACGAAGTGATGGGAGTGATGCATGTGGGGGATATATTCCGGTTTCAAACCACCCGGGGGCGTCTTCCCGACTTTCGGGAAATCATGCGAAAACCCTACTTTATCCCGGAATCTAAAAAAATTGATACCCTTCTGGCTCAGTTCAAGACCAGAAAGCAGCATATGGCCATTGTGATAGATGAATATGGCGGCGTCTGTGGCCTTGTGACACTGGAGGATGTTCTGGAAGAAATTGTGGGGGAAATTTCCGATGAATCGGACAAAGATGAAACTCTTATCAAGGAAGTGACCCAACACGAATGGATTCTCTTAGGAAAAATTCCGGTGGAGGATGCCAATCGCATGCTGCCGGAAGCTCTGCCTGAATCACCGGACTACGACACCTTTTCCGGTTTTCTTCTCCATCATATCGGTCGCATACCCACCGAAGGCCAAACCTTTGTGGTGGCATCTTACCTGATTACCGTACTGACCATGGATGGCAACCGCATCCTGCGTCTCCGGGTTAAATACTCTCCTCCGGGAACCATAAACCATTCACAGGAAAAACAGCATAAGCCTGACAGGGAATAG
- a CDS encoding lipid A deacylase LpxR family protein has protein sequence MKKVFSWIWWFGIFPAGLLPCAAFSSSPQTVSAYFENDTFYGTDRDYTNGIRFTYTAAHVPFASGATTEKVHRLIDRIPVIGHGDSQRLFALSLGQNIYTADDTYSREYLPDERPYAGLSYLGFALLKRKDCHLSTWELGLGLVGKDSYAEDTQRVIHDWGGWSQPSGWEHQLRNEPVLQIFYTSHWRFASPQTRQGLGMDVLPRAGWGIGNGFTSLGGGMEVRAGWNLPRDFGNGHIRPATETHLPLSSEDPRFNPPFRRVGVHLYGGASGSWVARNILLDGNTFRSSASVDKEMWVGNYSYGIGVILYRFKIVYGRVHSSREYKTQKEGQSYGTVHVSYTW, from the coding sequence ATGAAAAAGGTTTTTTCATGGATATGGTGGTTTGGGATTTTTCCGGCAGGTCTTTTGCCCTGTGCGGCTTTCTCCTCATCACCCCAGACCGTATCCGCCTATTTTGAAAACGATACCTTTTATGGGACGGACCGGGATTATACCAACGGCATTCGCTTCACCTATACGGCCGCCCATGTTCCGTTTGCATCCGGCGCCACCACGGAGAAGGTCCATCGTTTGATTGACCGTATTCCTGTCATTGGACATGGGGATTCGCAGAGACTGTTTGCCCTAAGTCTGGGACAGAATATTTATACGGCAGATGATACCTACAGTCGGGAATATCTCCCTGATGAAAGGCCCTATGCCGGGCTTAGCTATCTGGGCTTTGCCCTGCTGAAGAGAAAGGACTGTCACCTCAGTACTTGGGAGCTGGGCCTTGGCCTTGTGGGAAAAGACTCCTATGCAGAAGATACCCAGCGGGTTATTCACGACTGGGGGGGCTGGAGTCAGCCCAGTGGATGGGAACATCAGCTGAGAAATGAGCCGGTTCTTCAGATTTTTTATACGTCACACTGGCGTTTTGCATCACCTCAGACAAGGCAGGGTCTGGGTATGGATGTGCTGCCAAGGGCAGGCTGGGGGATTGGGAACGGCTTTACCTCCCTTGGTGGTGGCATGGAGGTCCGTGCGGGGTGGAATCTTCCCAGAGACTTCGGCAACGGTCATATCCGGCCAGCAACGGAAACCCACCTTCCCTTGTCTTCCGAAGACCCTCGCTTCAATCCCCCTTTCCGGCGTGTAGGGGTTCATCTCTATGGCGGAGCATCGGGATCCTGGGTGGCCCGGAATATTCTTTTGGATGGCAATACGTTCCGGAGCAGTGCCAGTGTGGATAAAGAGATGTGGGTGGGGAATTATTCCTATGGGATCGGAGTGATTCTGTATCGGTTTAAAATCGTTTATGGCCGTGTCCACAGCAGCAGAGAGTATAAGACCCAGAAGGAGGGGCAGAGCTACGGAACCGTTCATGTGTCCTATACCTGGTAG
- a CDS encoding THUMP domain-containing class I SAM-dependent RNA methyltransferase yields MRRTRLHKQLRRQLMEKKQEFFIICPPGFENECLLEIQSLFPESGPAQVEKGGILLHAPLHFVPAANRQLRTASRILMRIGRFTATDFTTMKKKLSDIPWNIFFPEGCLPSVRVLCHKCRLYHSEAIAQRVQEVFTQKTASEILVPPIPEKPLPSLYIRGNKDRFTLSIDSSGPLLYLRGIKTSGGRATLRENLAAAILMAAGYTPSQPLMDPMCGSGTFSMEAALMASSTPPGIFRTFAWENWPVFLLMPPQETPPTCLPFKASILASDRDAKAIQSFRKVCQNHSFLQEVEATEADFFSMQPSGHPPGLVLLNPPYGIRIHTRAEATRLRQKIVSHLLSHWKGWRMGLLIPKEEGRPQEFGNYTCRHFQHGGIDMQLLTGKLHDS; encoded by the coding sequence ATGCGCAGAACCCGACTTCATAAACAACTCCGCAGGCAGCTTATGGAAAAAAAACAGGAATTCTTCATTATCTGTCCCCCGGGATTTGAAAATGAATGCCTGCTGGAAATCCAGTCCCTTTTTCCTGAATCCGGTCCGGCACAGGTTGAAAAAGGGGGAATTCTTCTCCATGCTCCTTTGCACTTTGTTCCAGCGGCCAATCGCCAGCTGCGGACAGCCTCAAGAATTCTCATGCGTATTGGCCGGTTTACGGCCACGGATTTCACCACCATGAAAAAGAAACTTTCCGATATACCATGGAATATTTTTTTCCCGGAAGGATGCCTCCCTTCCGTACGGGTCCTCTGTCACAAATGCCGCCTTTACCACAGCGAAGCCATTGCCCAGAGAGTTCAGGAAGTTTTTACGCAAAAGACAGCATCTGAGATTCTTGTACCTCCCATACCGGAGAAACCCCTTCCCTCCCTTTATATCCGCGGCAATAAAGACCGGTTTACCCTTTCCATTGACAGCTCAGGCCCACTTCTGTACCTGCGGGGCATCAAAACCAGCGGCGGGCGGGCAACCCTAAGAGAAAACCTCGCTGCGGCCATACTCATGGCTGCAGGCTACACCCCTTCCCAACCGCTGATGGACCCCATGTGCGGATCCGGCACTTTTTCCATGGAAGCAGCCCTTATGGCAAGCAGCACTCCTCCCGGCATCTTTAGAACTTTTGCCTGGGAGAACTGGCCTGTGTTTCTCCTCATGCCACCACAGGAAACACCCCCTACCTGCCTGCCCTTTAAAGCCTCCATTCTGGCCAGTGACAGGGATGCAAAAGCCATCCAGAGCTTTCGTAAAGTCTGCCAAAACCACTCCTTTCTGCAGGAAGTTGAAGCGACAGAAGCCGATTTTTTCTCCATGCAGCCATCTGGTCATCCGCCGGGCCTCGTTCTGCTCAACCCGCCCTATGGTATCCGCATCCATACCCGTGCAGAAGCTACCCGACTGAGGCAGAAAATTGTTTCCCATCTTCTTTCACACTGGAAAGGCTGGCGCATGGGCCTGCTCATTCCCAAAGAAGAAGGCCGACCGCAGGAATTCGGCAACTATACCTGCCGACACTTCCAGCATGGCGGCATTGACATGCAGCTTCTGACGGGAAAGCTCCATGATTCCTGA
- a CDS encoding DMT family transporter yields the protein MPNPSSTSARGFSAVILAALLWASSGSLAKYLFNGGLSPFDLVQVRLTVASVCIGLFLFFRAPEKLQIPLQRLPNYLFLGIFGMAAMQASYLLAISRIQVAAAILLQYLAPVLITIWQLVFQKKPLSLRILMALCTAVAGCSLVLNLPSMEFQSMNITGILAGLGAALTFAIYSLAGEARMKEKSPETVVFFAMTIAAVLWHILLPPFSGFRALGNDPTTWAIALTISTFGTALPFFLFLYGIALTGAAPASITGTLEPVFAGIISFFLLAELFNTLQLCGAALVIAAVILLQLPQTRKNSYHAQNPTS from the coding sequence ATGCCAAACCCAAGCAGCACATCAGCCCGCGGTTTTTCCGCGGTTATCCTTGCGGCCCTTCTATGGGCATCTTCCGGATCCCTGGCCAAGTATCTTTTCAATGGGGGACTGTCTCCCTTTGATCTGGTACAGGTACGCCTTACGGTTGCGTCTGTCTGCATCGGGCTTTTTCTTTTTTTCCGCGCACCGGAAAAACTTCAGATTCCCCTGCAACGCCTGCCAAACTATCTTTTCCTCGGTATCTTTGGCATGGCCGCCATGCAGGCAAGCTACCTTCTTGCCATCAGCCGAATCCAGGTTGCCGCCGCCATTCTACTGCAATATCTGGCTCCGGTACTCATAACCATCTGGCAACTTGTTTTTCAAAAAAAGCCCCTTTCCCTGCGCATCCTTATGGCCCTTTGTACAGCTGTTGCCGGCTGTTCACTGGTACTGAATCTTCCTTCCATGGAGTTTCAGTCAATGAACATAACAGGCATTCTTGCCGGATTGGGAGCGGCTCTTACCTTTGCCATCTACTCCCTTGCGGGCGAAGCCCGGATGAAGGAAAAAAGCCCTGAAACCGTTGTCTTTTTTGCTATGACCATCGCCGCCGTTCTCTGGCACATCCTGCTGCCGCCTTTTTCCGGATTCAGGGCTCTGGGAAACGATCCGACAACCTGGGCTATCGCCCTTACCATCAGCACCTTCGGCACCGCACTGCCCTTTTTTCTGTTCCTTTACGGCATTGCCTTAACCGGTGCAGCACCAGCCAGTATCACAGGTACCCTTGAACCCGTATTTGCCGGTATTATCAGCTTTTTTCTTCTCGCCGAATTGTTTAATACACTGCAGCTTTGCGGTGCAGCACTGGTTATTGCTGCCGTCATTCTGCTGCAGCTTCCCCAGACAAGGAAAAACTCTTATCATGCGCAGAACCCGACTTCATAA
- a CDS encoding Na/Pi cotransporter family protein translates to MNASFLLREWKTLSRFMPGFLVVMASALVAWAILALPPDDPDSMHWGPVLMGLFGGIAFFLYGMEMMSEGMKRMAGSRMREGLARLTRSRLRALGVGAFVTMMVQSSSATSVMLVGLVQSELMRFPQTLGVILGSGIGSTVTAQLIAFKVTDYALIMVGLGFLLKLVGRGEKSRDAGRILLGFGILFYGMKLMSDAMIPLRSDPATIHFLQSLSTPLLGILAGTVVTALIQSSGAIVGILIVLGEQGLVGLDAAVPIILGANVGTCVTAILAGLAGGREAKRVAAAHAVFKIAGVLVCLPFLALLSDLVVMAGGGMARQVANIHTFFNIGLALAFLPFTGFFAWLLLILVPDKKEKDPLPVFTSPLDNAKIVSPDVAVDMARHEIARMAGLLEIMVRDAGILFVARKPRQDEQYPRLTLLEGLAFRERELDYLDKVTGEFLFRIGREAITGTQTQTLYAMISITRDLESIGDLLERNVAPLLEKKRALVNSFSDEGREELSIYHTKVLKQLRLLREALTEKDLHKAAEIMGRERKYLDLELQYRIRHLNRIMCQRMESVETHEVHMELMNLMTQVIVYTSNIAKTYLSVLVERH, encoded by the coding sequence GTGAATGCTTCTTTTTTATTGAGAGAATGGAAAACGCTGAGCCGTTTTATGCCGGGATTTCTGGTTGTTATGGCTTCCGCATTGGTAGCATGGGCCATATTGGCTCTGCCCCCGGACGATCCGGACAGTATGCACTGGGGGCCTGTCCTGATGGGCCTGTTTGGCGGGATAGCCTTTTTTCTTTACGGCATGGAAATGATGAGTGAGGGCATGAAACGGATGGCAGGCTCACGGATGCGGGAGGGGCTGGCCCGTTTGACCAGAAGCCGGCTGCGCGCTCTGGGAGTAGGGGCCTTTGTCACCATGATGGTGCAGTCGTCCAGTGCCACCAGTGTGATGCTGGTTGGGCTGGTGCAGTCAGAGCTGATGCGTTTTCCCCAGACTCTGGGGGTGATCCTCGGATCCGGTATCGGGTCAACGGTAACGGCCCAGCTGATTGCCTTCAAGGTAACGGACTATGCCCTGATTATGGTGGGGCTGGGCTTTTTGCTCAAGCTTGTGGGAAGAGGAGAAAAATCCAGGGATGCTGGCCGCATACTCCTTGGTTTTGGTATTCTTTTTTACGGCATGAAGCTGATGAGTGATGCCATGATTCCCCTTCGTTCCGATCCTGCCACCATCCATTTCCTTCAAAGTCTTTCGACGCCTCTGCTGGGAATTCTTGCCGGAACGGTTGTGACAGCCCTGATACAGAGCAGCGGTGCCATTGTGGGCATTCTGATTGTTCTTGGTGAACAGGGGCTGGTGGGTCTGGATGCTGCTGTTCCCATTATTCTGGGTGCCAATGTGGGAACCTGTGTCACGGCCATTCTCGCGGGACTGGCCGGAGGCAGGGAGGCCAAACGGGTGGCCGCTGCCCATGCGGTATTTAAAATAGCCGGAGTACTGGTATGTTTGCCCTTTCTTGCCCTGCTCTCCGATCTGGTAGTCATGGCGGGGGGGGGGATGGCCCGTCAGGTGGCCAATATCCATACCTTTTTCAATATAGGACTGGCCCTGGCCTTCCTGCCTTTCACGGGTTTTTTTGCATGGCTCCTGCTGATTCTTGTGCCGGATAAAAAAGAAAAGGACCCTTTACCTGTTTTTACGAGTCCTCTGGACAATGCAAAGATTGTTTCGCCGGATGTGGCGGTTGATATGGCCAGGCATGAAATAGCCAGAATGGCAGGGCTTCTCGAAATCATGGTCAGGGATGCGGGAATTCTGTTTGTTGCCCGAAAGCCCCGCCAGGACGAACAATATCCCCGTTTGACCTTGTTGGAGGGGCTGGCTTTTCGGGAAAGGGAGCTGGACTATCTGGATAAGGTGACCGGTGAATTTTTGTTTCGTATAGGAAGGGAGGCCATTACCGGAACCCAGACCCAGACCCTTTATGCCATGATTTCCATTACACGGGATTTGGAGAGCATCGGCGATCTTCTGGAAAGGAATGTGGCTCCCCTGCTCGAAAAAAAACGGGCTCTGGTGAACAGTTTCTCAGACGAGGGACGCGAGGAGCTTTCCATTTACCATACGAAAGTGCTCAAGCAGCTGCGCCTTCTCCGCGAAGCGCTTACGGAAAAGGATCTGCATAAGGCGGCGGAGATTATGGGGAGGGAGCGTAAATATCTGGATCTGGAGCTGCAGTACAGAATCCGTCATCTTAACCGGATCATGTGTCAGAGGATGGAATCTGTGGAAACCCATGAAGTGCACATGGAGCTTATGAACCTGATGACACAGGTTATTGTGTATACATCGAATATCGCTAAAACTTATCTTTCGGTGCTGGTGGAACGGCACTAG
- a CDS encoding single-stranded DNA-binding protein codes for MRGVNKVILIGNLGADPEIRYFQDGTAVCNFNMATSENWTDRQTGEKKEKTEWHRVVTFRRLAEICGQYLRKGSKVYIEGKLQTRSYEKDGQTRYITEVVAAELQMLDSARSGQAPAAGGGLGAAPVSGGYGGPQGGEYGAPARSAGYPNPSQPGNDYGNAGPFASGPPDDDIPF; via the coding sequence ATGCGCGGAGTGAATAAGGTCATATTGATCGGTAATCTGGGGGCTGACCCGGAAATACGGTATTTCCAGGATGGCACAGCTGTCTGTAATTTTAATATGGCCACATCGGAAAACTGGACAGATCGTCAGACTGGGGAAAAAAAAGAAAAAACGGAATGGCACAGGGTTGTGACCTTCCGCAGATTGGCGGAGATATGCGGTCAGTACCTGCGCAAGGGATCTAAGGTATATATTGAAGGGAAGCTGCAGACGCGCAGCTATGAAAAGGATGGTCAGACACGCTACATAACGGAAGTCGTTGCCGCCGAACTTCAGATGCTGGATTCAGCCCGGAGTGGTCAGGCACCTGCTGCCGGTGGTGGCCTGGGAGCTGCCCCTGTATCCGGTGGCTATGGCGGGCCCCAGGGAGGGGAGTATGGAGCTCCGGCCCGGAGTGCTGGTTATCCCAATCCATCGCAACCCGGTAACGACTACGGAAACGCTGGTCCCTTTGCGTCTGGGCCTCCGGATGATGACATCCCGTTTTAA